In the genome of Natronorubrum sediminis, one region contains:
- a CDS encoding DUF5783 family protein codes for MTEFDPEKFEEKYVYYFEELEEAYSNAYNQLHGRYDSAVLRAIDRKVLSESEPFYVGDGEFSVELPDDARERVGSVADHDQFETVLTELRERIERELQRIFGFDDEA; via the coding sequence ATGACCGAGTTCGACCCCGAAAAGTTCGAGGAGAAGTACGTCTACTACTTCGAGGAACTCGAGGAAGCCTACTCGAACGCGTACAACCAGCTACACGGACGGTACGATTCGGCGGTGCTTCGGGCGATCGACCGGAAGGTCTTGAGCGAAAGCGAACCGTTCTACGTCGGTGACGGCGAATTCAGCGTCGAACTCCCGGACGATGCTCGAGAACGCGTCGGTTCGGTTGCCGACCACGACCAGTTCGAGACGGTCCTCACGGAACTTCGCGAGCGAATCGAGCGCGAACTCCAGCGGATCTTCGGGTTCGACGACGAGGCGTGA
- a CDS encoding polysaccharide deacetylase family protein — translation MNRRTYLTTGLALGATGFAGVSLGRTEGVDEEHVIGEDPDDDDEFADAGPASPPPTGTFDDFETLERWRVRQDIGSFDADTDRYYEGSQSVVFEADDEGQTRIRRTLDDPIDIRTVAPGLAVAGERSSVVRIQLQDADGDYVEYSQRVLEGMPMTRKNFGLTRIRGDPDLSEIFVLQIVHWGDENADGAQLWVDDFHFVPKPETGRVMLQFHGGYESHYTVALSLLEEYGVTGSAFVPPERIGAESGNGESRLTEGQIASLAGADWTIGSYAARGSHLDGGSSSQLAAEIVGPAEWLEDEGYADDGRFFAYPGAVYSEASYELVTEHYDLAFAGSARAQGYAGNPHLCSLTSSPQPFEAADVVEWTAEHGGITAIPFYEIDDEDSYEALEETVSRIAELEAAGHLETISPVEMAEEYVY, via the coding sequence ATGAACCGACGAACCTATTTGACGACGGGCCTCGCACTCGGTGCAACGGGGTTCGCTGGTGTCAGTCTCGGTCGGACCGAAGGAGTGGATGAAGAACACGTGATCGGCGAAGACCCCGACGATGACGACGAATTCGCAGACGCGGGTCCGGCCTCGCCGCCACCGACCGGGACGTTCGACGACTTCGAAACCCTCGAGCGCTGGCGCGTCAGACAGGATATCGGCTCGTTCGACGCCGATACGGATCGGTATTACGAGGGGTCACAATCGGTCGTGTTCGAGGCAGACGACGAGGGCCAGACTCGAATCCGTCGCACGCTCGACGATCCGATCGACATCCGGACCGTGGCACCCGGTCTCGCCGTCGCCGGCGAGCGAAGCAGCGTCGTCAGGATTCAGCTTCAAGACGCCGACGGCGACTACGTCGAGTACAGCCAGCGAGTGCTCGAGGGAATGCCGATGACGCGCAAGAACTTCGGACTCACTCGCATCCGGGGTGACCCCGATCTCAGCGAAATTTTCGTCCTCCAAATCGTCCACTGGGGGGACGAAAACGCCGACGGGGCCCAGCTCTGGGTCGATGACTTCCACTTCGTCCCAAAGCCCGAGACGGGACGGGTTATGCTCCAGTTCCACGGCGGATACGAATCTCACTACACGGTCGCGCTGTCGCTCCTCGAGGAGTACGGCGTCACGGGAAGCGCGTTCGTTCCCCCCGAGCGAATCGGTGCCGAATCCGGAAACGGCGAAAGTCGACTGACGGAGGGACAGATCGCGTCGCTGGCCGGTGCCGACTGGACGATCGGCAGTTACGCTGCACGGGGTTCACACCTCGACGGAGGCTCGAGCAGCCAGTTGGCAGCCGAGATCGTTGGCCCGGCCGAGTGGCTCGAGGACGAAGGGTACGCAGACGACGGCCGGTTTTTCGCCTATCCGGGTGCAGTGTATTCGGAAGCGTCGTACGAACTCGTCACGGAACACTACGACCTCGCGTTCGCGGGCTCGGCGCGGGCGCAGGGCTACGCCGGAAATCCGCATCTGTGTTCGCTCACCAGTTCACCCCAACCGTTCGAAGCTGCCGACGTCGTCGAGTGGACGGCCGAACACGGCGGTATCACGGCAATTCCGTTCTACGAGATCGACGACGAGGATTCCTACGAGGCGCTCGAGGAGACGGTCTCACGGATCGCAGAACTCGAAGCAGCGGGACACCTCGAGACGATTTCCCCCGTCGAGATGGCCGAGGAGTACGTCTACTGA
- a CDS encoding translation initiation factor eIF-2B — protein sequence MIDETVEEIQAMQTHSSSVVAVRATRALEELVDREFATVEEYVRSLERNGTVLRRANPSHASLQTAVREVVTAVEDADLDSVEDAKRHTQDQIDAVVSRVEAAKRLAAENAVDVLDDGATLLTHDYSSTVLEALEYATTAGKSFDVYITEARPRYIGRKTARQLADIDNVDATLITDSAHGLYLEECDRVVVGMDCIVDEMLYNRVGTFPIAATAAQLDVPVTVLGSASKIVEEGFVFENEYRVGSEVMPEPADGFAIENPNYDATPVELLESVITDDGREYF from the coding sequence ATGATCGACGAGACGGTCGAGGAGATACAGGCAATGCAGACTCACAGCTCCTCGGTAGTGGCCGTACGTGCGACGCGGGCTCTCGAGGAACTGGTCGATCGAGAGTTCGCTACCGTCGAAGAGTACGTCCGTTCGTTGGAACGAAACGGTACCGTCCTTCGGCGAGCGAACCCCTCCCACGCCTCACTTCAGACGGCAGTCAGGGAGGTCGTTACCGCCGTCGAGGACGCCGACCTCGACAGCGTCGAGGACGCCAAGCGCCACACGCAAGACCAAATCGACGCCGTCGTCTCGCGAGTCGAAGCCGCAAAACGCCTGGCGGCCGAGAACGCGGTCGACGTTCTCGACGACGGCGCAACCCTGTTAACGCACGATTATTCCTCGACGGTACTCGAGGCGCTCGAGTACGCGACGACGGCCGGCAAATCGTTCGACGTCTACATCACGGAGGCTCGGCCCCGATACATCGGCCGCAAGACGGCACGGCAACTCGCCGACATAGACAACGTTGACGCCACCTTGATCACCGATAGCGCCCACGGACTCTACCTCGAGGAGTGCGACCGCGTCGTCGTCGGCATGGATTGTATCGTCGACGAGATGCTGTACAACCGCGTCGGGACGTTTCCCATCGCGGCGACCGCAGCACAACTCGATGTCCCCGTGACCGTCCTCGGATCGGCGTCGAAGATCGTCGAGGAGGGATTCGTCTTCGAAAACGAGTACCGCGTGGGCAGCGAGGTCATGCCGGAACCCGCCGACGGCTTCGCGATCGAAAATCCGAATTACGACGCGACACCGGTCGAGTTACTCGAGAGCGTCATCACGGACGACGGACGCGAGTACTTCTGA
- a CDS encoding ThuA domain-containing protein, with the protein MSTVTIWNEFRHEREDDDVAAVYPDGIHETIAEGLTDGERTHDVQYATLEEPEHGLTEDVLERTDVLVWWGHEAHDEVADEIVDRVHRRVLEGMGLIALHSAHYSKPFKRLMGTTCSLQYREAGETERLWVVDPGHPIVDGFEGSLELPRTEMYGEPFDVPEPDRLVFLSWFEGGEVFRSGCCYRRGSGRIFYFRPGHETYPIYENEEIRRVLRNAVAWATPTDGAPRTFGERE; encoded by the coding sequence ATGTCGACGGTCACGATCTGGAACGAGTTTCGACACGAACGCGAAGACGACGACGTCGCAGCCGTCTATCCGGATGGAATTCACGAGACGATCGCAGAGGGGCTCACCGACGGAGAGCGAACGCACGACGTCCAGTACGCAACGCTCGAGGAACCCGAACACGGCCTTACCGAGGACGTTCTCGAGCGAACGGACGTGTTGGTGTGGTGGGGCCACGAGGCCCACGACGAGGTCGCCGACGAAATCGTCGACCGCGTTCACCGGCGCGTCCTCGAGGGGATGGGACTGATCGCCCTTCACTCGGCTCACTACTCGAAACCGTTCAAGCGACTTATGGGGACGACGTGCAGCCTCCAGTATCGAGAAGCGGGTGAGACGGAGCGCCTCTGGGTGGTCGACCCGGGACACCCCATCGTCGACGGGTTCGAGGGCTCACTCGAGTTACCGCGGACGGAGATGTACGGCGAGCCCTTCGACGTTCCCGAACCCGACCGACTGGTTTTCCTCAGTTGGTTCGAGGGCGGCGAGGTGTTTCGAAGCGGCTGTTGTTACCGGCGGGGAAGCGGACGAATCTTCTACTTTCGTCCAGGTCACGAAACGTATCCGATCTACGAAAACGAAGAGATCCGACGCGTTCTCCGCAACGCGGTCGCGTGGGCCACGCCGACGGACGGTGCGCCGCGAACGTTCGGCGAACGCGAGTAA
- a CDS encoding Gfo/Idh/MocA family protein: MIGAGIGVGVVGLGGMGHLHARHVTELGANVVAGADLVEAQRERFETEFEAETYETHDGLVDDDTVDAVIVTTPNRFHEPIAIDALEAGCDVLVEKPLAHTLESARRIARVAADADGICMVGFHNRHAASMAMFDDHHTRGRFGDLTHVEANYVRRRGVPGPGSWFTNPELAGGGALLDIGVHALDLALYTLDFPQITEVSGVTRTTFGSAEEYADPDGFGDAWDGKNETYDVDDSVSAFIRCENGETISLEAAWATNREESMDFRIRGTDAGAQFDIGDTALDILETGTAGCDHYADSTLTGDSSVTGYTEQDEQFLRAVATETEPETNTIEEALTVQRVIDAIYRSSETGRAAQLEDPELEAEQCAKLQ, translated from the coding sequence ATGATCGGCGCGGGGATTGGTGTGGGGGTTGTCGGTCTCGGTGGAATGGGCCACCTCCACGCTCGACACGTGACGGAACTCGGTGCGAACGTCGTCGCTGGCGCAGACCTCGTCGAAGCACAGCGTGAGCGCTTCGAAACGGAGTTCGAGGCAGAAACGTACGAGACTCACGACGGCCTCGTCGACGACGACACCGTCGACGCCGTTATCGTGACGACTCCGAATCGCTTCCACGAACCGATCGCGATCGACGCGCTAGAGGCCGGTTGTGACGTGCTCGTCGAAAAACCACTCGCACACACCCTCGAGAGCGCGCGGCGAATCGCTCGCGTGGCGGCCGACGCAGACGGAATTTGCATGGTGGGCTTTCACAACCGTCACGCCGCGTCGATGGCCATGTTCGACGACCACCACACTCGCGGTCGATTCGGCGACCTCACGCACGTCGAAGCGAACTACGTCCGGCGACGCGGTGTTCCCGGCCCTGGGTCCTGGTTTACGAATCCCGAACTCGCCGGCGGCGGCGCGCTCCTCGACATCGGCGTTCACGCACTCGACCTTGCCCTCTACACCCTCGATTTCCCACAGATTACTGAGGTCTCCGGCGTAACCAGAACGACGTTCGGTTCCGCCGAGGAGTACGCCGACCCCGACGGATTCGGCGACGCGTGGGATGGGAAGAATGAGACGTACGACGTCGACGACTCCGTCAGTGCGTTCATCCGCTGTGAGAACGGCGAGACCATCTCGCTCGAGGCCGCCTGGGCGACGAACCGCGAGGAGAGCATGGACTTTCGGATTCGCGGCACAGACGCGGGCGCGCAGTTCGATATCGGGGACACGGCTCTGGACATTCTCGAGACCGGAACGGCTGGCTGCGACCACTACGCCGACTCGACGCTCACCGGCGACTCGTCGGTAACCGGATACACCGAACAGGACGAACAGTTCCTTCGCGCAGTCGCCACCGAAACCGAACCCGAAACCAACACCATCGAAGAAGCGCTGACCGTCCAACGCGTCATCGACGCCATCTATCGCTCGAGCGAAACCGGCCGAGCGGCACAACTCGAAGACCCCGAACTCGAGGCGGAACAGTGCGCGAAGCTTCAGTGA
- the psmB gene encoding archaeal proteasome endopeptidase complex subunit beta codes for MRTPQHHSEFSRTVDQLADETDPYGPEIGTMPQNDLSRADLDNVNKTGTTTIGITTTDGVVIATDMRASLGGRFVSNKNVQKVEQIHPTGALTLVGSVGGAQSFIETLRAEVNLFESRRGEDMSIDALATLAGNFARGGPFFAIHPILGGVDEEGSHVYSIDPAGGVMKDDYTVTGSGMQLAYGHLEQAYEDDLSNDEATTIAARSIKSAAERDTGSGNGVFLCEITEDGVDIHGHHDFDEVV; via the coding sequence ATGCGTACACCTCAACATCACTCGGAGTTCTCCCGCACGGTCGACCAGTTGGCCGACGAGACGGATCCCTACGGCCCGGAGATCGGAACGATGCCACAGAACGATCTCTCGCGTGCGGATCTCGATAACGTCAACAAGACGGGAACGACGACGATCGGAATCACGACCACGGACGGCGTCGTCATCGCGACGGACATGCGCGCTAGCCTCGGCGGCCGATTCGTCTCGAACAAGAACGTCCAGAAGGTCGAGCAGATTCACCCGACCGGCGCACTGACCCTCGTCGGCAGCGTCGGCGGCGCACAGTCGTTCATCGAGACGCTCCGTGCCGAAGTGAATCTCTTCGAATCCCGACGCGGCGAGGACATGAGCATCGACGCCCTCGCGACACTCGCAGGGAACTTCGCTCGCGGCGGTCCGTTCTTCGCTATCCACCCGATTCTGGGTGGGGTGGACGAGGAGGGCAGCCACGTATACAGCATCGATCCCGCGGGTGGCGTCATGAAAGACGACTACACCGTGACGGGGTCGGGGATGCAACTCGCCTACGGTCACTTAGAACAGGCCTACGAGGACGACCTCTCGAACGACGAGGCAACGACCATCGCTGCACGTTCCATCAAATCTGCTGCCGAACGCGACACCGGCTCCGGAAACGGTGTGTTCCTCTGTGAGATCACCGAAGACGGTGTCGACATCCACGGCCACCACGATTTCGACGAAGTCGTCTAA
- a CDS encoding DUF555 domain-containing protein produces MANYLVAMEAAWLVRDVEEIDDAIGVAVSEAGKRLNSENMDYVEVEVGATGCPACGEPFDSAFVAANTALVGLGLEMEVFNADSEEHASRIAKSEVGGALRDVPLSVVDLIDVSEDED; encoded by the coding sequence ATGGCCAATTATCTCGTCGCGATGGAAGCCGCGTGGCTCGTTCGTGACGTCGAGGAGATCGACGACGCAATCGGCGTCGCGGTCAGCGAAGCCGGGAAGCGACTCAACAGCGAAAACATGGACTACGTCGAGGTCGAAGTCGGCGCAACGGGCTGTCCGGCCTGTGGCGAACCGTTCGACTCCGCCTTCGTCGCGGCGAATACCGCGCTCGTCGGCCTCGGCCTCGAGATGGAAGTGTTCAACGCGGATAGCGAGGAACACGCCTCTCGGATCGCAAAGAGCGAAGTCGGCGGTGCCCTTCGCGACGTGCCGCTCTCGGTCGTCGACCTCATCGACGTCTCTGAAGACGAAGACTAA